In Actinomycetota bacterium, one DNA window encodes the following:
- the selB gene encoding selenocysteine-specific translation elongation factor yields the protein MSEAPSLVLGTAGHIDHGKSSLVKALTGTDPDRLPEEKERGVTIELGFARLELPSGRSMGVVDVPGHERFVRQMVAGATGIDVVLLVVAADDGVMPQTREHLAIVDLLGIPKGVVAVTKADLADADWIELVRADVQALLAGTSIAGAPIVVCSARTGEGLPELLAALDSVATEAEARHADLPMRLPVDRVFTVAGAGTVVTGTMWSGGAAKDDAVEVLPGGAKARVRSVQVHSQPVARAHAGQRVALNLAGVERDAIARGDIVAAPGTLTVTDRFDAQFTYLAAEDKPFESGTRVHVHHGTREVLGRVLLMGAERLQPGERALAQVRLENPLAPRYGDRFIIRSYSPMWTIGGGVVLDALPPRRTALKSAERELLEALLAGDLSQAAVGLVTSRGIPMTSAEVAAALGVPRAQVADELNKSA from the coding sequence ATGAGCGAAGCCCCCTCACTCGTGCTCGGGACCGCAGGCCACATCGACCACGGCAAGTCGTCGCTGGTCAAGGCGCTGACGGGCACGGACCCCGACCGCCTGCCCGAGGAGAAGGAGCGCGGCGTCACCATCGAGCTCGGGTTCGCGCGCCTCGAGCTGCCGAGCGGCCGGTCGATGGGCGTCGTCGACGTGCCCGGGCACGAGCGCTTCGTGCGTCAGATGGTCGCGGGCGCGACCGGCATCGACGTCGTGCTGCTCGTGGTGGCGGCCGACGACGGCGTCATGCCGCAGACGCGCGAACACCTCGCGATCGTCGACCTGCTCGGCATCCCCAAGGGCGTGGTCGCGGTCACCAAGGCCGACCTCGCTGACGCCGACTGGATCGAACTCGTCCGCGCCGACGTGCAGGCGCTGCTCGCCGGCACCTCGATCGCCGGCGCGCCGATCGTGGTGTGCTCGGCGCGCACCGGCGAGGGCCTGCCGGAGCTGCTCGCGGCGCTCGACTCCGTGGCGACGGAGGCCGAGGCGCGCCACGCGGACCTGCCGATGCGCCTGCCGGTCGACCGGGTGTTCACCGTCGCAGGTGCGGGCACGGTCGTCACTGGGACGATGTGGTCGGGCGGCGCCGCGAAAGACGACGCGGTCGAGGTGCTGCCGGGCGGTGCGAAGGCGCGGGTGCGTTCGGTGCAGGTGCACTCGCAGCCCGTCGCCCGCGCGCACGCGGGCCAGCGCGTGGCGCTCAACCTCGCGGGGGTCGAGCGTGACGCCATCGCGCGCGGCGACATCGTGGCCGCACCCGGGACACTCACGGTCACCGACCGCTTCGACGCGCAGTTCACCTACCTGGCCGCCGAGGACAAGCCGTTCGAGTCCGGCACGCGCGTCCACGTGCATCACGGCACACGCGAGGTGCTCGGGCGCGTGCTGCTCATGGGCGCGGAGCGCCTGCAACCGGGCGAGCGCGCGCTCGCGCAGGTGCGGCTCGAGAACCCGCTGGCGCCGCGCTACGGCGACCGGTTCATCATCCGCTCCTACTCGCCGATGTGGACCATCGGCGGCGGCGTCGTCCTCGACGCGCTCCCGCCGCGGCGCACGGCGCTGAAGTCCGCGGAGCGCGAACTGCTCGAGGCATTGCTCGCCGGCGACCTGTCGCAGGCGGCCGTCGGGCTCGTCACCTCGCGCGGGATCCCGATGACCTCGGCCGAGGTCGCGGCGGCGCTCGGCGTGCCGCGCGCGCAGGTCGCCGACGAGCTCAACAAGTCCGCG
- a CDS encoding oxidoreductase — MSTPAEVTAAAEHAAAERTGCTCDNSHESLFVPREAKILHTAQPTATEKHFTLQLADGEQLDFTPGQILEVGVMGFGEIPIGLASSPTRKYTFEIVVRSVGRVSTAINKQEVGDSLWIRGPLGHGFDMDALHGEDVLVVAGGIGLCPTRSLIQYIADRREDFGRFVLFYGARDPLQLLFPEDRAVWRASHGIEYHETVDRASVHWSGHVGNITTLFKTTSLTPETRVIICGPPVMFQFVLRELDSLGISRENIYVDLERRMKCGVGKCGHCQINDKYCCVDGPVFTFAEIQALEEAI; from the coding sequence ATGAGCACACCGGCCGAAGTCACCGCCGCCGCCGAGCACGCGGCTGCCGAACGCACCGGCTGCACCTGCGACAACAGCCACGAGAGCCTCTTCGTGCCTCGCGAGGCGAAGATCCTGCACACCGCCCAGCCCACCGCGACCGAGAAGCACTTCACGCTGCAGCTCGCCGACGGTGAGCAGCTCGACTTCACGCCCGGCCAGATCCTCGAGGTCGGCGTGATGGGATTCGGCGAGATCCCCATCGGTCTCGCGAGCTCACCGACGCGCAAGTACACGTTCGAGATCGTGGTCCGCTCGGTCGGGCGCGTGTCGACCGCCATCAACAAGCAGGAGGTCGGCGACTCACTTTGGATCCGCGGGCCGCTCGGCCACGGCTTCGACATGGATGCGCTCCACGGCGAGGACGTGCTCGTCGTCGCCGGCGGCATCGGGCTGTGCCCGACGCGCAGCCTCATCCAGTACATCGCCGACCGCCGCGAGGATTTCGGCCGGTTCGTGCTGTTCTACGGCGCGCGCGACCCGCTGCAACTGCTCTTCCCCGAGGACCGCGCCGTGTGGCGCGCCAGCCACGGCATCGAGTACCACGAGACCGTCGACCGCGCCTCGGTGCACTGGAGCGGGCATGTCGGCAACATCACGACGCTGTTCAAGACCACGAGCCTCACCCCGGAGACGCGCGTCATCATCTGCGGCCCGCCGGTCATGTTCCAGTTCGTCTTGCGCGAGCTCGACTCGCTCGGCATCTCGCGGGAGAACATCTACGTGGACCTCGAGCGGCGCATGAAGTGCGGCGTCGGCAAGTGCGGGCACTGCCAGATCAACGACAAGTACTGCTGCGTCGACGGGCCGGTGTTCACCTTCGCCGAGATCCAGGCGCTCGAGGAGGCGATCTGA
- a CDS encoding NADH:ubiquinone oxidoreductase: MGKPKIAFFDFTSCEGCQIEFTNYGDEATLELLKHVELVEFREAMTETTDGPIDIALVEGSFTRDADRDRLLEIRRRARYVIAYGACACTGGVNALKNHQDDFSEYVYGDDSVMPHLESGTARPISAAIEVDYEVRGCPMSKDELLLVISNLLHGTEHVVPSHPVCVECKRRETICRYDEGDHCMGQVARAGCGAPCPADGIPCEACRGFVDEPNIRALEKVLMERAGFSQKRAVGKSRMFTANLRS, from the coding sequence ATGGGAAAGCCGAAGATCGCGTTCTTCGACTTCACCAGCTGCGAGGGCTGCCAGATCGAGTTCACCAACTACGGTGACGAGGCCACCCTCGAGCTGCTCAAGCACGTCGAGCTCGTCGAGTTCCGCGAGGCCATGACCGAGACCACCGACGGCCCGATCGACATCGCGCTGGTCGAGGGCAGCTTCACCCGGGACGCCGACCGCGACCGCCTGCTCGAGATCCGCCGGCGGGCGCGCTACGTCATCGCGTACGGCGCATGCGCGTGCACCGGCGGCGTCAACGCGCTGAAGAACCACCAGGACGACTTCTCCGAGTACGTCTACGGCGACGACTCGGTGATGCCGCACCTCGAGAGCGGCACCGCGCGCCCGATCTCGGCCGCGATCGAGGTCGACTACGAAGTCCGTGGCTGCCCGATGAGCAAGGACGAGCTCCTGCTCGTCATCTCCAACCTGCTCCACGGCACCGAGCACGTCGTGCCGAGCCACCCCGTGTGCGTCGAGTGCAAGCGCCGCGAGACGATCTGCCGCTACGACGAGGGCGACCACTGCATGGGCCAGGTCGCGCGTGCCGGCTGCGGCGCGCCCTGCCCGGCCGACGGCATCCCCTGCGAGGCGTGCCGTGGCTTCGTCGACGAGCCGAACATCCGCGCGCTCGAGAAGGTGCTCATGGAGCGCGCCGGGTTCAGCCAGAAGCGCGCGGTCGGCAAGTCGCGCATGTTCACCGCGAACCTGAGGAGCTGA